From the genome of uncultured Bacteroides sp.:
AGCAGTGAAGGTTTTTCCCTCACGTTTCCATAATATTTTGTGAGTGGCATCTTCCTTGATACCTGCAGCTTTTACAATTTTATCTTCTTCGCCTATAACTGTAGGATCCGGAGTAAAGCGTAATGCTTTCGAAGGAACACTTAGTACACCATTTTTCTCTAACGTATAGATTGCTATGTTAGCAGTCAATCCTGGCTTTAGTTTTAAATCAGGATTAGGCGCATTGATTACAACTTCATAAGTTACTACATTGTTTGTTGTTGTAGCCTCCTGACGAACCTCAGTAACTTCTCCTTCGAATGTATCGTCCGGGTAAGCATCAACAGTAAAGCTCACGCGCTGTCCAACCTTTACATTACCTATGTCAGCTTCATCAACATTAGCAATTACTCTCATCTTTTTTAGATCATTGGCAATAATGAAAAGGGTTGGTGTACTAAAGCTTGCAGCTACTGTCTGTCCGGCTTCAACAGAGCGCGAAAGAATAACTCCGTCAATGGGAGAGTAGATGGTTGCATATCCTATATTTGTTTGTGCTTTCTGGTAATCATTCTTACTGATATCGTATGAATTCTTAGCTTTCTGATAATTGTAATATGCTGTTTCATAATCAGTGTCACTTACCAGATTCTTTTCGTGCAAAGTTTTGGCACGTGTGTAATTCTTTAGTTGATATTCATATTCAGTTTTGCACGAAGCCATATTGCTTCTTTTAGATGCAAGCTCTGACTGCAACGTCTTTTTGTCTAACTCAGCAAGAACCTGTCCTTTTTTTACTACTGAATTATAGTCAACGAATAGCTTATTTACAATACCTGACACCTGAGTACCAACTTCTACCTGGGTAACAGGTTCTACTGTTCCGGTTGCTGTAACCGTATTGCTGATATTTTCATTGGAGACTTTAGCTGTTTCGTAAGCTACTTTATTCTCCTTAGCTGGT
Proteins encoded in this window:
- a CDS encoding efflux RND transporter periplasmic adaptor subunit; its protein translation is MNKKKKIIIASFTGILVIGIAVWMFCGPAKENKVAYETAKVSNENISNTVTATGTVEPVTQVEVGTQVSGIVNKLFVDYNSVVKKGQVLAELDKKTLQSELASKRSNMASCKTEYEYQLKNYTRAKTLHEKNLVSDTDYETAYYNYQKAKNSYDISKNDYQKAQTNIGYATIYSPIDGVILSRSVEAGQTVAASFSTPTLFIIANDLKKMRVIANVDEADIGNVKVGQRVSFTVDAYPDDTFEGEVTEVRQEATTTNNVVTYEVVINAPNPDLKLKPGLTANIAIYTLEKNGVLSVPSKALRFTPDPTVIGEEDKIVKAAGIKEDATHKILWKREGKTFTAIPVEIGITNGTLTEIISGIQSGQEIVTGATAGQMPGQTTQAAQGKEQKSESSPFMPQRPGANKNK